A window of Pantoea agglomerans contains these coding sequences:
- a CDS encoding DUF1176 domain-containing protein: protein MPTWTKSLLVLPLFFIACVKADPLQKSFSDWQVTCNNAGFCVARNIPGDKGLVMTIARHAGVNDRPLLRIDYGSAYSGELPGGPLQDNLLLDQRRLRPDFKHWTVEPHHLATSNAIAIDEFLAQILDADAIQLTYNAQAAISLHGLKAALLLVDDVQGRVNGMSAWIKRGSRALWDVPPQPPLPPLPDMGPLPAALTREETSGLLDYGTWRLNSDACSLDPMRREVNVAPLTDSKALLMVSCEMGAYNVIDLAFEVTRAAPYVARGITLTLPFTPPRGERQLELINADYDASTGQLYTFSKGRGLGDCGSATRWRFNGTSFTLAEYAEESTCDAWHSSDDWPTLWVSQPPPAP, encoded by the coding sequence ATGCCGACCTGGACGAAGTCACTGCTGGTATTGCCACTCTTTTTTATCGCCTGCGTTAAAGCCGATCCACTGCAAAAGTCGTTTTCCGACTGGCAGGTGACCTGTAATAACGCCGGGTTCTGCGTGGCGCGCAATATACCTGGCGACAAGGGACTGGTAATGACTATCGCTCGCCATGCCGGCGTCAACGATCGCCCGCTGCTGCGCATCGACTACGGCAGCGCCTACAGCGGCGAGCTGCCCGGCGGGCCGCTGCAGGATAATTTACTGCTCGACCAGCGCCGTCTGCGTCCCGACTTCAAACACTGGACGGTTGAACCGCACCATCTTGCCACCAGCAACGCCATTGCCATTGACGAATTCCTGGCGCAAATCCTCGACGCGGACGCGATCCAGCTGACCTATAACGCGCAGGCGGCTATTTCACTGCACGGGCTGAAAGCGGCGCTGCTGCTGGTGGATGACGTGCAGGGCAGGGTCAACGGCATGAGCGCGTGGATAAAGCGCGGTTCGCGCGCGCTGTGGGATGTGCCGCCGCAGCCGCCGCTGCCGCCGCTGCCCGATATGGGCCCGCTGCCCGCCGCGCTGACGCGTGAGGAAACCAGCGGACTGCTCGATTACGGCACCTGGCGGCTTAACAGCGACGCCTGCTCGCTCGACCCGATGCGGCGCGAAGTCAACGTCGCGCCGCTGACCGACAGCAAAGCGCTGCTGATGGTGAGCTGTGAGATGGGGGCCTATAACGTGATCGATCTGGCGTTTGAAGTGACGCGCGCTGCGCCCTATGTCGCACGCGGCATCACGCTGACGCTGCCCTTTACGCCGCCGCGCGGCGAGCGTCAGCTGGAGCTGATCAACGCCGACTACGACGCCAGCACCGGCCAGCTCTACACCTTCAGCAAAGGGCGCGGGCTGGGCGACTGCGGCTCCGCCACGCGCTGGCGCTTTAACGGCACCAGCTTCACGCTGGCGGAATATGCTGAGGAGTCCACCTGTGACGCCTGGCACAGCAGCGACGACTGGCCGACCCTGTGGGTCTCCCAGCCGCCGCCCGCGCCTTAG
- the ampH gene encoding D-alanyl-D-alanine-carboxypeptidase/endopeptidase AmpH, with protein MKKRTPYLLALMVSLMPLAGKAQIAPDPLLSSQIVDRYAEHIFYGSGATGMALVAIDGNQRVFASFGETRPGNNVRPQKDSLIRIASLSKLLTSEVMVKMAERGQIRLDDPLSKYAPAGARVPSYAGQPIRLINLSTHTSGLPREQPGGKAHRPVFVWPTRSDRWAWLSGAKLKAAPGTNASYSNLGYDLLGDALARAAGMPYPALLQQLITRPLGMKDTTFTPSPEQCDRLMVAEKGASPCNNTLAAIGSGGVYSTPEDMGRWMQQFLDSAINPRSPQVDRMQTLIYRRDQLAKVEGMDVPGRADAIGMGWVYMGPKNGRPGIIQKTGGGGGFITYMAMVPQHNVGVFVVITRSPLTRFTAMSDGVNDMLAELVGNQNGSPMMVQAIR; from the coding sequence TTGAAAAAACGTACGCCCTATTTACTCGCCTTAATGGTTTCGCTGATGCCACTGGCAGGCAAGGCGCAGATCGCGCCCGATCCTCTGCTCTCTTCCCAGATCGTCGATCGCTACGCTGAACATATTTTTTACGGCAGCGGCGCGACCGGCATGGCGCTGGTGGCTATCGACGGCAACCAGCGCGTTTTCGCCAGCTTTGGCGAAACTCGCCCCGGCAACAACGTCCGGCCGCAGAAAGATTCCCTGATCCGCATCGCCTCGCTCAGCAAGCTGCTGACCAGCGAAGTGATGGTGAAGATGGCGGAACGCGGGCAGATCCGCCTTGACGATCCGCTGAGCAAATATGCGCCGGCTGGCGCGCGCGTGCCGAGCTACGCCGGGCAGCCGATTCGCCTGATCAACCTCTCAACCCACACCAGCGGCCTGCCGCGCGAGCAGCCCGGCGGCAAAGCGCATCGTCCGGTGTTTGTCTGGCCGACGCGCAGCGACCGCTGGGCGTGGCTGTCGGGTGCGAAGCTGAAAGCGGCGCCGGGCACCAACGCCTCCTATTCGAATCTGGGCTACGATCTGCTGGGCGATGCGCTGGCGCGCGCCGCCGGTATGCCCTATCCGGCCCTGCTGCAGCAGCTGATCACCCGCCCGCTCGGCATGAAAGACACCACCTTTACCCCCTCGCCAGAGCAGTGCGATCGCCTGATGGTGGCGGAGAAAGGCGCCAGCCCGTGCAATAACACGCTCGCCGCTATCGGCAGCGGCGGCGTCTACTCGACGCCGGAGGATATGGGCCGCTGGATGCAGCAGTTCCTCGACTCGGCTATTAACCCGCGTTCGCCGCAGGTCGACCGCATGCAGACGCTGATCTATCGCCGCGATCAGCTGGCGAAGGTAGAAGGCATGGACGTGCCGGGCAGAGCCGACGCCATTGGCATGGGCTGGGTCTATATGGGGCCGAAAAACGGTCGCCCCGGCATTATTCAGAAAACCGGCGGCGGCGGCGGGTTCATCACCTATATGGCGATGGTGCCGCAGCATAACGTTGGGGTATTTGTGGTGATCACCCGCTCGCCGCTGACGCGCTTTACCGCGATGAGCGACGGCGTCAACGATATGCTGGCGGAGCTGGTCGGCAACCAGAACGGCTCGCCGATGATGGTGCAGGCGATTCGCTAA
- the ansP gene encoding L-asparagine permease has translation MKSTKKTAAEMRAAKRRWLNSHDTGYHKAMGNRHVQMIAIGGAIGTGLFLGAGGRLQAAGPALALIYLVCGIFSFFILRALGELVLHRPTSGSFVSYAREFLGEKAAYVAGWMYFVNWAMTGIVDITAVALYMHYWGAFGDVPQWVFALGALAIVGTMNMIGVKWFAEMEFWFALVKVLAIVIFLVVGVVFLGTGKPLDGNATGFHLVTDNGGLFPHGLLPALVLVQGVVFAFASIELVGTAAGECKDPETMLPKAINSVIWRIGLFYVGSVVLLVLLLPWNAYQAGQSPFVTFFSKLGVPYVGSIMNIVVLSAALSSLNSGLYSTGRILRSMAMGGSAPKFMSKMNGQQVPYAGILVTIAVYVIGVVLNYYVPSQVFEIVLNVASLGIIASWGFIVICQMRLRKAIKEGKADDVSFKLPGAPVTSWLTLLFLLSVLGLMAFDYPNGTYTIAAIPVLAVILVLGWFGVRKRVAAVAQTEHDHLHDDEKPHALADDAAR, from the coding sequence ATGAAATCTACTAAAAAAACCGCAGCCGAAATGCGTGCTGCGAAAAGACGCTGGCTGAACTCACATGACACCGGCTACCACAAGGCGATGGGCAATCGTCACGTTCAGATGATTGCTATCGGCGGCGCCATCGGCACCGGCCTGTTCCTCGGCGCAGGCGGACGCTTACAGGCGGCAGGACCGGCGCTGGCGCTGATCTATCTGGTATGCGGTATCTTCTCGTTCTTTATCCTGCGCGCGCTCGGTGAGCTGGTTCTGCACCGTCCCACCAGCGGCAGCTTCGTCTCCTATGCGCGCGAGTTTCTTGGCGAAAAAGCCGCCTATGTCGCGGGCTGGATGTACTTTGTCAACTGGGCCATGACCGGCATCGTTGATATCACCGCCGTGGCGCTCTACATGCATTACTGGGGGGCCTTCGGTGACGTGCCGCAGTGGGTGTTTGCGCTGGGCGCACTGGCGATTGTCGGCACCATGAACATGATCGGCGTGAAGTGGTTTGCCGAAATGGAGTTCTGGTTTGCGCTGGTGAAGGTGCTGGCGATTGTGATTTTCCTGGTGGTCGGCGTGGTGTTCCTCGGCACCGGTAAGCCGCTGGACGGCAACGCCACCGGCTTCCACCTGGTGACCGATAACGGCGGCCTCTTCCCGCACGGCCTGCTGCCGGCGCTGGTGCTGGTGCAGGGCGTGGTGTTCGCCTTTGCCTCTATCGAGCTGGTGGGAACGGCGGCAGGGGAGTGTAAAGATCCGGAAACCATGCTACCGAAAGCGATCAACAGCGTTATCTGGCGTATCGGCCTGTTTTACGTTGGCTCTGTTGTGCTGCTGGTCCTGCTGCTGCCGTGGAACGCCTATCAGGCGGGCCAGAGCCCGTTCGTGACCTTCTTCTCGAAGCTGGGCGTGCCCTATGTCGGCAGCATCATGAATATCGTGGTGCTGAGCGCGGCGCTCTCCAGCCTGAACTCCGGTCTCTACTCCACCGGTCGTATTCTGCGCTCCATGGCGATGGGCGGTTCTGCACCGAAGTTTATGTCGAAGATGAACGGTCAGCAGGTGCCCTACGCCGGGATTCTGGTCACCATCGCGGTCTATGTGATCGGCGTGGTGCTCAACTACTACGTGCCTTCGCAGGTGTTTGAGATCGTGCTTAACGTTGCATCGCTGGGCATTATCGCCTCCTGGGGCTTTATCGTGATCTGCCAGATGCGTCTGCGCAAAGCGATCAAAGAGGGCAAAGCGGACGATGTCAGCTTTAAGCTGCCGGGCGCGCCGGTCACCTCCTGGCTGACGCTGCTGTTCCTGCTGAGCGTGCTGGGGCTGATGGCGTTTGATTACCCGAATGGTACTTACACCATCGCCGCTATTCCGGTTCTGGCGGTGATTCTGGTGCTGGGCTGGTTCGGCGTGCGCAAGCGCGTTGCCGCTGTGGCGCAGACCGAGCACGATCATCTGCACGACGACGAAAAGCCGCACGCGCTGGCTGATGACGCCGCGCGCTAA
- the nudK gene encoding GDP-mannose pyrophosphatase NudK, which yields MSFKINIIKDKLLSDNYFILRNFTYELATKNGEVVRHKREVYDRGNGATILLYNREKNSVVLTRQFRIATWVNGNASGMLIEACAGLLDNDTPEDCIRKEAIEETGYAVGEVEKLYEAYMSPGGVTELIHFFAAEYNESLRDNAGGGVEDEDIDVLEIPFPEALAMVKDGRIRDGKTIMLLQHARLAGWLKA from the coding sequence ATGTCGTTCAAGATCAATATCATCAAAGACAAACTTCTCTCCGACAACTACTTTATCCTGCGCAACTTCACCTATGAGCTTGCCACCAAAAACGGCGAGGTGGTGCGCCACAAGCGCGAGGTGTATGACCGCGGCAACGGCGCCACTATCCTGCTCTATAACCGCGAGAAAAACAGCGTGGTGCTGACGCGCCAGTTTCGTATCGCCACCTGGGTTAACGGCAACGCCAGTGGCATGCTGATCGAGGCCTGCGCCGGGCTGCTGGATAACGACACGCCGGAAGACTGCATTCGCAAAGAGGCGATTGAAGAGACGGGCTATGCGGTGGGCGAGGTCGAGAAGCTCTACGAAGCCTATATGTCGCCGGGTGGCGTCACCGAGCTGATTCACTTTTTCGCCGCTGAATATAATGAGTCGCTGCGCGATAACGCTGGCGGCGGCGTAGAGGATGAGGATATCGACGTGCTGGAGATCCCTTTTCCCGAGGCGCTGGCGATGGTGAAGGATGGCCGTATCCGCGACGGCAAAACCATTATGCTGCTGCAGCATGCCCGACTGGCGGGCTGGCTGAAAGCCTGA